The following proteins come from a genomic window of bacterium:
- a CDS encoding methyltransferase domain-containing protein translates to MSQERELRWSDEDAARIVRETYGAVVPKDTGVAASLYTPEELATVPVPAAEMALGLGNPIRYAALRPGEVVLDLGSGGGIDSIYAARLVGSAGRAIGLDMTPAMLERARAHAALGGVANVEFIEGRMEAIPLPDAFVDVVISNGVINLVTSKGKLFREIFRVLRPGGRLVFSDSVIDGTLPTEVLESEAAYAG, encoded by the coding sequence ATGTCACAGGAGCGGGAGTTACGCTGGTCCGACGAGGACGCGGCCCGGATCGTCCGCGAGACATACGGCGCCGTCGTTCCCAAAGACACCGGCGTCGCCGCCAGTCTCTACACACCGGAGGAATTGGCGACGGTCCCGGTGCCGGCGGCCGAGATGGCGCTTGGATTGGGGAACCCAATTCGTTACGCTGCCCTCAGGCCCGGAGAGGTGGTGCTCGATTTGGGCAGCGGCGGCGGTATCGACTCCATCTACGCGGCCCGACTCGTCGGTTCCGCCGGGAGGGCGATCGGACTCGACATGACCCCCGCGATGCTCGAGAGGGCGCGCGCGCACGCCGCGCTGGGCGGGGTGGCCAACGTTGAGTTCATCGAGGGGCGGATGGAGGCGATTCCGCTGCCGGACGCCTTCGTGGACGTTGTCATCAGCAACGGCGTGATCAATCTCGTCACGTCGAAAGGGAAGTTATTCCGTGAAATCTTCCGCGTGCTGCGACCGGGAGGGCGCCTCGTCTTCTCCGACTCGGTGATCGATGGAACGCTGCCTACGGAGGTGCTCGAGAGCGAGGCTGCCTACGCCGGCTGA
- a CDS encoding mandelate racemase/muconate lactonizing enzyme family protein — protein sequence MRITRVEPIVVNATPHTNWVFVRLDTDDGLSGVGEATLVGNEPAVVAALETLGRALAGQDPFRIDASGWGGSADMVQVVAVSGLEQAAWDLRGKACGMPVHALLGSRRSIVPVYANINRGTRDRSPDGFAARAAAAVAAGYLAVKCAPFDEYLPWKPERSALDMGVRRVEAIRAALPDRVALMVDCHWRFDVPTAIDVGTRLAPLGLFWYECPVPEVHPADTLEVKTRTGLRIACGELKTRPRDYTGLLMAGCADVLMPDIKFVGGIQGLLKIGALADAFGVSVAPHNPSGPVATAATLQAAAALDALVTLEYQFAEVEWYADLVQAEFVVTRGHMTIPTAPGLGIALDRAFAAKHPYQPVRPLQDPKLIQRGLMAADTFPPPP from the coding sequence ATGCGTATCACCCGCGTAGAACCGATCGTTGTTAACGCAACACCACACACGAACTGGGTCTTTGTGCGTCTCGATACCGACGACGGCCTCTCGGGCGTGGGAGAGGCCACTCTGGTCGGTAATGAGCCGGCCGTCGTGGCCGCTCTGGAGACGCTCGGGCGTGCGCTCGCGGGGCAAGATCCGTTTCGCATCGACGCATCGGGATGGGGCGGCTCTGCCGATATGGTCCAGGTCGTGGCCGTCTCCGGGTTAGAGCAAGCCGCGTGGGACCTACGTGGCAAAGCCTGCGGGATGCCTGTGCACGCTCTTCTCGGGAGCCGCCGTTCAATTGTGCCCGTATACGCGAACATCAATCGCGGCACGCGTGACCGTTCGCCCGACGGGTTCGCCGCGCGCGCTGCCGCGGCTGTAGCGGCCGGATATTTGGCTGTTAAGTGTGCGCCCTTCGACGAGTACCTGCCGTGGAAGCCCGAGCGGAGCGCGTTGGATATGGGCGTGCGGCGAGTCGAAGCCATTCGTGCCGCGCTGCCCGACCGGGTGGCGCTCATGGTGGACTGTCACTGGCGCTTCGACGTGCCAACGGCCATCGACGTGGGCACGCGCTTGGCGCCGCTCGGACTCTTCTGGTACGAGTGTCCTGTCCCCGAGGTGCACCCAGCCGACACTCTCGAGGTCAAGACCCGCACCGGCCTGCGCATCGCGTGCGGGGAACTCAAGACCCGCCCGCGCGACTACACCGGCCTGCTCATGGCCGGATGCGCTGACGTCCTGATGCCTGATATCAAGTTCGTGGGAGGGATTCAGGGGCTGCTCAAGATCGGCGCACTTGCCGACGCCTTTGGCGTCTCGGTGGCTCCGCACAATCCGAGCGGTCCTGTCGCGACGGCCGCTACGCTACAAGCCGCGGCGGCGCTCGACGCTCTCGTCACACTTGAGTACCAGTTTGCCGAGGTGGAGTGGTACGCGGACCTTGTGCAGGCGGAGTTCGTCGTTACGAGGGGGCATATGACGATCCCGACCGCGCCGGGCCTCGGGATCGCGCTCGACCGCGCTTTCGCGGCCAAGCATCCCTATCAACCGGTGCGTCCTCTCCAGGACCCGAAGCTCATTCAACGCGGACTGATGGCAGCAGACACGTTTCCGCCCCCACCGTGA
- a CDS encoding altronate dehydratase family protein, which translates to MGRLLVIDPRDDVGIALEDVASGEPLSVDGNPLRGLRAAEVVPFGHKVSIRPIRTGEPVRRYGEVIGVATSDIPPGRHVHTHNVASRYKAEGEAATRSSVTFQVPKPHDRKVEPATAVGSGVTFSGYRRRDGTTGIRNLVVVLALQDNSTSVVRRIGATVPEAVAVGSWFGLAQFGPDHILRQRVWLGLATHPNVAGAVLVGLEGASAAPLAEAVAAAGRLVEVVDVQRAGGTVAAAEQGAGLAARMVREAARQTREPLRAELIVGLECGASDNTSGITANPVIGLVADRLVRLGGTVIISEPTEMLGAEHLLAQRCANEEVARQLSEIIARRYGLAKSLGVDLLGVNPGPVNIAAGLSTIEEKAMGAIQKAGSSTICEVVDHGASPGHTGLVVMDAPSPAVENMTALAAGGAHLILFGTGTCNPVGNPFAPTVKITGNPRTAQRMRDHIDLDVSGVIMGTDSLATSAERAFSLTLEVASGKLTRAEILGDLEIAISRLNPSV; encoded by the coding sequence GTGGGCCGTCTGCTGGTAATCGATCCCCGTGACGACGTCGGGATCGCCCTCGAAGATGTCGCGTCCGGCGAACCCCTGAGCGTCGACGGGAACCCACTTCGCGGCCTTCGCGCCGCGGAGGTCGTGCCATTCGGGCACAAGGTGTCGATCCGTCCAATTCGCACGGGAGAGCCGGTACGCAGGTACGGTGAAGTGATCGGGGTCGCCACGTCCGACATTCCGCCCGGTCGACACGTCCACACCCACAACGTGGCAAGCCGATACAAGGCCGAGGGCGAGGCGGCCACACGCTCCTCGGTCACCTTCCAGGTGCCCAAGCCTCACGATCGGAAGGTGGAGCCGGCAACCGCAGTCGGCTCCGGAGTGACGTTCTCCGGGTACCGGCGCCGTGACGGGACCACAGGGATCCGCAACCTAGTGGTCGTCCTCGCCCTTCAGGACAACAGTACCTCGGTTGTGCGGCGCATCGGCGCAACGGTCCCCGAAGCCGTTGCCGTGGGATCGTGGTTCGGATTGGCGCAGTTCGGCCCTGACCACATCCTGCGCCAGAGGGTTTGGCTCGGGCTGGCCACACACCCGAACGTGGCGGGCGCTGTCCTGGTCGGCCTGGAGGGAGCCTCCGCTGCTCCGCTGGCCGAAGCCGTGGCCGCCGCCGGACGGCTGGTTGAGGTCGTCGACGTCCAGCGGGCCGGCGGGACGGTCGCCGCGGCCGAACAAGGTGCTGGGCTGGCTGCACGCATGGTGCGAGAGGCGGCGCGTCAGACCCGCGAACCGCTGCGCGCCGAACTCATTGTGGGCCTGGAATGCGGTGCCTCCGACAATACATCCGGAATCACCGCCAATCCGGTCATCGGGCTGGTGGCCGACCGGCTTGTGCGGTTGGGAGGGACGGTGATCATCAGCGAACCGACGGAGATGTTGGGGGCTGAGCATCTCTTGGCACAACGTTGCGCCAATGAGGAAGTGGCGCGTCAGTTGTCGGAGATCATCGCGAGGCGGTACGGGTTAGCTAAGAGCTTGGGGGTGGATCTCCTGGGCGTCAACCCCGGCCCCGTCAACATCGCCGCCGGTCTCTCTACGATAGAGGAAAAGGCCATGGGAGCGATTCAGAAAGCCGGGAGCTCAACGATCTGCGAGGTTGTCGACCACGGCGCGAGTCCCGGCCACACTGGGTTGGTCGTGATGGACGCTCCCAGCCCCGCGGTGGAGAACATGACCGCCCTCGCCGCGGGAGGCGCGCATCTTATCCTCTTCGGCACGGGGACGTGCAACCCCGTCGGGAACCCTTTTGCACCTACCGTCAAAATCACGGGCAACCCTCGGACGGCGCAGAGAATGCGTGATCACATCGATCTGGACGTGAGCGGCGTCATCATGGGGACGGACTCATTGGCAACAAGCGCTGAGCGGGCGTTCAGCCTGACGCTGGAGGTCGCCTCGGGGAAGCTCACGCGTGCTGAGATTCTCGGCGATCTGGAAATCGCAATTAGCCGCTTGAATCCGTCTGTGTGA
- a CDS encoding carbohydrate ABC transporter permease, producing the protein MSGPPRTSFVHGWSAHRGAPGKRAKTVRRLQDLAVVGTTLCVLAWFVFPWVWMLLSSITPERDLFSGTFRLIGGFTFEHYAGLVGAGFPRYFLNSIVVSTAAVGGSMVLAVLAAYGFSRFNFRGNESLLGFVAFTQMFPWIILVTPVYVLFWRLHLVNTYTGLIIAYVAITTPFCVFMLLGYLASIPRELDDAAAIDGCSTWKIIWRVIVPVAAPGIAGTATYAFAQAWSEFVFALTLMTHSELRTVQVGLASFFGEYTTEWGRVMAASSAATLPTVIFFLLVQKHLVSGLTAGALKE; encoded by the coding sequence GTGAGCGGACCGCCTCGAACGTCGTTCGTCCACGGGTGGAGCGCCCACCGGGGTGCGCCCGGCAAGCGCGCGAAGACCGTGCGCCGGCTGCAGGATCTCGCGGTGGTCGGGACGACGCTGTGCGTCTTGGCCTGGTTCGTGTTCCCGTGGGTGTGGATGCTGCTAAGCAGCATCACCCCGGAGCGTGATCTTTTCTCCGGCACGTTCCGCCTCATCGGCGGCTTCACGTTCGAACACTACGCGGGTCTGGTCGGTGCGGGGTTCCCGCGCTACTTCCTCAACAGCATCGTCGTCTCGACGGCTGCCGTGGGCGGCTCGATGGTGTTGGCCGTTCTGGCGGCGTACGGCTTCTCGCGATTCAATTTCCGCGGCAATGAGAGCCTGCTGGGGTTTGTCGCTTTCACCCAAATGTTCCCCTGGATCATTCTCGTCACGCCGGTGTACGTGCTCTTTTGGCGGCTCCACCTCGTCAACACCTACACGGGGCTCATCATCGCATACGTCGCTATCACCACTCCCTTCTGCGTCTTCATGCTGCTGGGGTACCTCGCCTCGATCCCGCGCGAACTAGACGACGCCGCGGCGATCGACGGATGCTCGACGTGGAAGATCATCTGGCGGGTCATCGTCCCGGTCGCGGCCCCCGGCATCGCGGGCACCGCCACGTACGCGTTCGCCCAGGCCTGGAGCGAGTTCGTTTTTGCGCTGACGCTGATGACGCACAGCGAACTCCGGACGGTCCAGGTCGGCCTCGCCTCGTTCTTCGGCGAGTACACGACGGAGTGGGGCCGCGTCATGGCCGCGTCCTCGGCGGCGACGCTGCCGACCGTGATCTTCTTCCTCCTCGTACAGAAACATCTCGTCTCCGGCCTTACGGCCGGCGCGCTCAAGGAATAG
- a CDS encoding sugar ABC transporter permease, translated as MRQATGLIAPALAVLAFFFIVPSLYNLRLGFFDLDLASLARGGRFVGLANYDALTRDAHARLALTNTVLWLTLVTVVARLVLGMVIALLLNSAALQRWRLRGIARALMLIPWATPPVVAVATWKWMLEQQYGIVNQVLVALGLISSPIAFFAMTSTVWLAVDTIIVWREVPFVVLSFLAGLQSISREYYDAARVDGANDLAAFKYITLPLLAPIVGVVGLLSTIWTFNNFVYVWLSTRGGPGYFTTVLGTQVYLEAFTNYRLGYSAALGMAMTGILVLFALVYFRVVFRRSLVTS; from the coding sequence GTGCGGCAGGCGACCGGGCTCATCGCTCCGGCGCTTGCCGTGCTTGCGTTCTTCTTCATCGTTCCGTCGCTCTACAATCTGCGCCTGGGATTCTTCGACCTTGACTTGGCGAGCCTGGCGCGCGGTGGCCGTTTCGTCGGGCTGGCCAACTACGACGCCCTCACGCGGGATGCCCACGCTCGACTCGCGCTCACGAACACGGTCTTGTGGCTTACGCTGGTCACGGTCGTAGCGCGGCTCGTCCTCGGTATGGTAATCGCGCTTCTGCTCAACAGCGCGGCGCTCCAGCGCTGGCGCCTCCGCGGCATCGCCCGCGCTTTGATGCTGATCCCCTGGGCCACGCCCCCCGTGGTCGCGGTGGCGACGTGGAAGTGGATGCTCGAGCAGCAATACGGGATCGTGAATCAGGTCCTGGTGGCGCTGGGCTTGATCTCTTCCCCGATCGCGTTCTTCGCCATGACGTCCACCGTCTGGCTTGCCGTGGACACGATCATCGTCTGGCGCGAGGTGCCCTTCGTGGTGCTGTCGTTCCTCGCGGGGCTGCAGTCGATCTCCCGTGAGTACTACGACGCGGCCCGTGTCGACGGCGCCAACGATCTCGCGGCGTTCAAGTACATCACCCTGCCTCTCCTCGCGCCGATTGTCGGCGTGGTGGGCCTGCTGTCGACGATCTGGACGTTCAATAACTTCGTCTACGTGTGGCTGAGCACCCGCGGTGGACCGGGCTACTTCACCACCGTGCTTGGCACGCAGGTCTACCTCGAGGCATTTACCAATTATCGGTTGGGGTACAGCGCGGCGCTGGGGATGGCCATGACCGGCATCCTCGTGCTGTTCGCGCTCGTGTACTTCCGTGTGGTCTTCCGCCGAAGCCTGGTAACGTCGTGA
- a CDS encoding sugar ABC transporter substrate-binding protein produces MTKRMLGCMLAFLLIVSVGRAAVGQGAVTLVFRQNDTPLEAAGLLAAITVWNHEHPSVQVRFETVPWSDARDQFIRESQVGGAPDVAQLAFVWTPDFAKAGMLMDLSGFLKQDPPPHGLNDFLALDYARAGNAIDALPWTADTFAMVYRTDVLRNAGIKTFPDTWQDFQKVAVALSKERGRFGFVWGAGAAPGGAMVFPATYFIWSNGYDWLKRNPQPGTWDVGIDQKALADSIRYFKQFFDQGASPRSLIAISSWADPTIVRGMQSGNFAVTLWPPATLQAVLKADPNLPLASAPIPRGMVRRISHLGGRTLAISAHTKYSREAWEFMKYLTSARVFRLYYTEQMPAQKALLSEVKLPPQFKGYAEMLPIARTFYADTLSPAPWPAVWDAVDREYDAAFSGQKDPDAAARDLIAAIRQLLGRR; encoded by the coding sequence ATGACGAAGCGAATGCTGGGCTGCATGCTCGCGTTTCTCCTCATCGTCTCGGTCGGCCGGGCGGCGGTGGGGCAGGGCGCGGTGACGCTCGTCTTCCGACAGAACGATACGCCGCTCGAAGCCGCTGGTCTGCTCGCGGCGATCACGGTGTGGAACCACGAGCACCCGAGCGTTCAGGTGCGCTTCGAGACGGTGCCGTGGAGCGATGCGCGCGATCAGTTCATCCGGGAGTCCCAAGTTGGAGGCGCGCCTGACGTTGCACAGCTCGCCTTCGTATGGACGCCGGACTTCGCCAAAGCGGGCATGCTGATGGACCTCTCGGGGTTCCTCAAGCAAGACCCGCCGCCCCACGGGCTCAACGACTTCCTCGCGCTGGATTATGCTCGCGCGGGAAACGCCATTGACGCGCTTCCCTGGACCGCCGACACGTTCGCAATGGTGTACCGGACGGACGTTCTCCGTAACGCCGGCATCAAGACGTTTCCAGACACGTGGCAGGACTTTCAGAAAGTGGCGGTGGCCCTGAGCAAAGAACGCGGGCGATTCGGATTCGTTTGGGGGGCGGGTGCGGCTCCCGGAGGCGCCATGGTCTTCCCGGCCACCTACTTCATCTGGAGCAACGGCTACGACTGGCTCAAGAGGAACCCCCAGCCCGGCACGTGGGACGTGGGGATCGACCAGAAGGCGCTGGCCGATTCGATCCGCTACTTCAAACAGTTCTTCGACCAGGGAGCATCGCCGCGGTCCCTCATCGCCATCAGTTCGTGGGCGGATCCCACGATCGTCCGCGGCATGCAGTCCGGCAACTTCGCCGTCACCCTGTGGCCGCCGGCTACATTGCAGGCCGTGCTCAAGGCCGACCCAAACCTGCCGCTTGCCTCCGCGCCTATTCCGCGCGGTATGGTGCGGCGGATCTCGCACCTGGGCGGCAGGACGCTCGCCATCTCTGCGCACACCAAGTATTCTCGTGAGGCCTGGGAATTCATGAAGTACCTGACATCCGCGCGCGTCTTCCGACTCTACTACACCGAGCAGATGCCGGCCCAAAAAGCTCTGCTCAGCGAGGTGAAGCTTCCGCCGCAGTTCAAGGGCTACGCGGAGATGTTGCCGATCGCGCGCACCTTCTACGCTGACACGCTCTCACCGGCGCCCTGGCCGGCGGTGTGGGACGCGGTCGACCGGGAGTACGACGCGGCGTTCTCTGGCCAAAAGGATCCCGACGCGGCCGCCCGGGACCTCATCGCGGCGATTCGACAGCTCCTGGGCCGGCGGTAG
- a CDS encoding SDR family NAD(P)-dependent oxidoreductase, producing the protein MAGLEQVSATLGPIDILVNTAAAITRKPFLDITLDDWDGVHRVDLRAYFVTGQWVAREMVRRGHGGNIINVASVGSLVVTREQVHYCAAKGGVLMLTRGMAVELAPHGIRVNAISPGTIETDFNRHLLADVWLVRGGGHTIVVDTGFLDLARMNAHRPRDKMPLQETRESLPDQLAARGVRPDDVDTVILTHLHLDHCSGLPLFSKARIVMQQPTFTAALR; encoded by the coding sequence ATCGCCGGACTCGAGCAGGTCAGCGCGACCCTCGGTCCTATCGACATTCTCGTGAACACGGCGGCCGCGATCACGCGTAAGCCCTTCCTCGATATCACCCTCGACGATTGGGACGGTGTGCACCGCGTCGACCTGCGCGCATATTTCGTCACGGGCCAGTGGGTCGCGCGCGAGATGGTTCGCCGCGGCCACGGCGGCAACATCATCAACGTCGCGTCGGTCGGGAGCCTGGTCGTCACCAGGGAGCAGGTGCACTACTGCGCTGCCAAGGGGGGCGTGCTCATGCTCACCCGCGGCATGGCCGTCGAGTTGGCGCCGCACGGGATCCGGGTCAATGCGATTTCGCCGGGGACGATCGAGACCGACTTCAACCGCCACCTGCTGGCCGATGTCTGGCTCGTGCGCGGCGGCGGCCATACGATCGTCGTTGACACGGGATTCCTCGACCTGGCCCGCATGAATGCGCACCGGCCGCGGGACAAAATGCCCCTGCAAGAGACTCGAGAATCACTCCCCGACCAGCTCGCGGCCCGCGGCGTTCGGCCCGACGACGTTGACACTGTGATTCTCACCCACCTGCATCTCGATCACTGTTCGGGGTTGCCACTCTTTTCGAAGGCCCGGATCGTGATGCAGCAGCCTACCTTTACCGCAGCATTGAGATGA
- a CDS encoding SDR family NAD(P)-dependent oxidoreductase: MRLAGKIAAVTGSAGNGIGRAIALAFAREGADVAVLDIRPAAETLALVKTTGRRAAGAPLTSGPPSKRSPDSSRSARPSVLSTFS, translated from the coding sequence ATGCGGTTAGCAGGCAAGATCGCCGCGGTGACGGGGTCGGCCGGGAACGGCATCGGGCGCGCGATCGCCCTCGCGTTCGCGCGGGAGGGGGCAGACGTGGCGGTGCTTGACATCCGCCCCGCGGCCGAGACCCTCGCCCTCGTGAAAACCACGGGCCGGCGCGCCGCGGGCGCCCCGTTGACCTCGGGACCGCCGAGCAAGCGATCGCCGGACTCGAGCAGGTCAGCGCGACCCTCGGTCCTATCGACATTCTCGTGA
- a CDS encoding NAD(P)-dependent oxidoreductase, with protein MEAADPVAHRIEVSGMRVGFVGVGVMGAPMAQNMLKGGHTVLVYDTNRDAVEALVRAGAEGAANAKRLAAACDVVITMLPTPAVVEAAVFGPDGILEGAASGLVYIDMSTGEPVLAQRLARALGARGVVVIDCPVGRTQAHAAAGTLLLMAGGDRAAVERARPVLMCMGKDLVYCGGPGMGQAMKLVNNMLASIVMQGTTEALTLGAKAGLSLETMLTVLTNTMARNAQLTDALPAKAFKGDFTPGFTVRLARKDVGLAVGLAQQLEVPVPLAALTLQLCSALVAGGYGGQDVGVILGAQADFLGVRIRLAE; from the coding sequence GTGGAAGCTGCCGACCCAGTAGCGCACCGGATCGAGGTGTCGGGAATGCGAGTCGGATTTGTGGGCGTCGGCGTCATGGGCGCGCCGATGGCCCAAAATATGCTGAAGGGCGGGCATACCGTCCTCGTTTACGATACCAACCGGGACGCGGTCGAGGCGCTCGTCCGGGCGGGCGCGGAGGGCGCGGCGAACGCCAAGCGGCTCGCAGCGGCGTGCGACGTCGTGATCACGATGTTGCCGACGCCCGCCGTGGTGGAGGCTGCGGTGTTCGGCCCCGACGGCATTCTGGAAGGGGCGGCTTCGGGTCTCGTCTACATCGACATGAGTACGGGTGAGCCGGTCCTTGCGCAGCGGTTGGCGCGCGCGTTGGGCGCACGGGGCGTCGTCGTGATCGACTGTCCCGTCGGCCGGACGCAGGCGCACGCGGCGGCCGGCACCCTGCTGCTGATGGCGGGAGGGGATCGCGCCGCGGTCGAGCGCGCCCGACCGGTGCTCATGTGCATGGGCAAGGACCTCGTCTACTGTGGAGGCCCCGGCATGGGACAGGCGATGAAGCTAGTCAACAACATGCTGGCGTCGATCGTGATGCAGGGCACGACTGAAGCGCTCACGCTGGGAGCCAAGGCGGGACTGTCCCTCGAGACGATGCTGACCGTGCTGACGAACACGATGGCGAGGAATGCGCAGTTGACCGATGCACTCCCGGCCAAGGCCTTCAAGGGCGACTTCACGCCGGGGTTCACCGTTCGGCTGGCTCGGAAGGACGTCGGCCTCGCGGTCGGCCTGGCCCAGCAATTGGAGGTACCCGTGCCCCTCGCTGCGTTGACCCTCCAGCTGTGCTCCGCGTTGGTCGCGGGTGGTTACGGCGGACAGGACGTGGGGGTGATCCTCGGCGCGCAGGCAGATTTCCTCGGCGTACGCATTCGTCTGGCGGAATAA
- a CDS encoding PhnD/SsuA/transferrin family substrate-binding protein, whose product MVRRYARPECMSRGGKGMRILSVRWVVAAIAVVAVASLLTVPSAMSATKITVSVGRQPWAAGNSPITQYMIDHKLFEKYAAQFGFDVTVDYRDYPSALPMVEAMVGGKLDFGMWGNTPIVRAIAQQVPLSVLDVGEGHFRFIIATRAGSGIRNLHDLKGKTVGVLLGGDPYNAFSQMLYWVLGNGDPRALNIRLVNTPTQAQAATVPKGMDATVVTYPAYLEAQLTDPNVKGIANSFGYTEDYYKGRLGEGAGHLYPEVKKSPFYPDGFYLHRSFWVVRNAIMDKYPNLVVAFIMAQQAAVEALDKMQPGPVAALVQKYWQLPPDVGAKVVKDEVLFIRNWVWPTQGDAWALVKTSQFMVAGKMIDKPLTWKEVTDDLAKAAPLLQTAYTRMGSYPPAAAFTDKNARDLRGLPVWDVSKWKLPTQ is encoded by the coding sequence GTGGTGCGGCGGTACGCTCGTCCAGAATGCATGAGCAGAGGAGGAAAGGGCATGCGCATCTTGTCTGTTCGTTGGGTTGTGGCCGCGATTGCCGTCGTCGCGGTCGCGTCGCTCTTGACGGTGCCATCGGCGATGTCCGCGACCAAGATAACCGTCTCCGTCGGCCGACAGCCCTGGGCGGCGGGAAATTCGCCCATCACGCAGTATATGATCGACCACAAGCTTTTCGAGAAGTACGCTGCGCAGTTCGGCTTCGACGTCACCGTCGACTACCGCGACTACCCGTCGGCGCTGCCGATGGTCGAGGCGATGGTCGGCGGCAAGCTCGACTTCGGGATGTGGGGTAACACCCCGATTGTCCGCGCGATCGCGCAGCAGGTTCCGCTCAGCGTGCTTGACGTAGGGGAGGGACATTTCCGGTTCATCATCGCGACGCGCGCGGGGTCCGGCATCCGCAACCTTCACGACCTCAAGGGGAAGACGGTTGGCGTCCTGCTCGGTGGCGACCCCTACAACGCATTCTCGCAAATGCTGTACTGGGTGCTTGGGAACGGCGACCCGAGGGCGCTTAACATCCGGCTGGTCAACACGCCGACGCAGGCGCAGGCGGCGACCGTTCCGAAGGGTATGGACGCCACCGTCGTCACGTACCCGGCGTACCTTGAAGCCCAGCTGACCGATCCCAATGTCAAGGGCATCGCGAACAGTTTCGGCTACACGGAGGACTACTATAAGGGCCGGCTCGGCGAAGGTGCAGGGCACCTGTACCCTGAGGTGAAGAAATCACCTTTTTATCCCGACGGGTTCTACCTCCACCGGTCGTTCTGGGTCGTCCGCAACGCGATCATGGATAAATACCCGAATCTCGTGGTGGCGTTCATTATGGCGCAACAGGCGGCGGTCGAGGCGCTGGACAAGATGCAACCGGGCCCGGTGGCGGCGCTCGTTCAGAAGTACTGGCAATTACCGCCCGATGTCGGTGCGAAGGTCGTCAAGGATGAGGTGCTGTTCATCCGCAACTGGGTGTGGCCCACTCAGGGAGATGCCTGGGCATTGGTCAAAACGTCACAATTCATGGTGGCCGGCAAGATGATCGACAAACCGCTTACCTGGAAGGAGGTCACCGACGACCTCGCAAAGGCCGCGCCGCTTCTCCAGACGGCCTATACCCGCATGGGTTCCTACCCGCCGGCCGCGGCATTCACGGACAAGAACGCGCGGGACCTCCGCGGTCTGCCGGTCTGGGATGTGAGCAAGTGGAAGCTGCCGACCCAGTAG
- a CDS encoding ABC transporter ATP-binding protein, with amino-acid sequence MADAKILIRGVEKTFVLPLTGQPVPALAAIDLEIRAGEFLSILGPSGCGKSTLLNIVAGLEEPTGGSVRIDGRTIAGPGPDRGVLFQDYALFPWKTVWHNVEFGPRYGAPSLRVQGEERRRLVQRYIDLVGLTGSEQKYPHQLSGGMKQRCALARLFVARPDVLLMDEPLAALDAQTRIVLQSELLRIWGQEAPHAERKTVLYVTHSIDEAIFLSDRTVVLSSRPGRIKEIFAVNLPRPRLDEMRGTAQFRELFTAIWDLIKSEAYSASVQ; translated from the coding sequence ATGGCGGACGCCAAGATTCTGATCCGCGGCGTGGAGAAGACCTTCGTCCTACCACTGACCGGCCAACCGGTGCCGGCGCTCGCCGCCATCGACCTGGAGATCCGGGCCGGCGAATTCCTGTCGATCCTCGGGCCGAGTGGATGCGGCAAGTCCACGCTGCTGAACATCGTGGCGGGCTTGGAGGAGCCGACCGGCGGAAGCGTGCGCATCGACGGACGGACGATTGCAGGTCCCGGCCCCGACCGTGGCGTCCTCTTTCAAGATTACGCGCTGTTTCCTTGGAAGACCGTCTGGCACAATGTCGAGTTTGGCCCGCGATACGGTGCGCCGTCGCTTCGGGTGCAGGGCGAGGAGCGGCGGCGGTTGGTTCAGCGGTACATCGACTTGGTCGGCCTCACCGGCTCCGAGCAGAAGTACCCGCACCAGTTGTCGGGCGGCATGAAGCAGCGGTGCGCGTTGGCTCGGCTCTTCGTCGCCCGGCCGGACGTCCTGCTGATGGATGAGCCGTTGGCGGCCCTCGACGCGCAGACGCGCATCGTGTTGCAGAGTGAGCTGCTGCGCATCTGGGGCCAGGAGGCACCCCACGCCGAGCGCAAGACGGTCCTGTACGTCACGCACTCGATCGACGAAGCGATCTTTCTTTCGGATCGGACGGTCGTGCTGAGCAGCCGCCCCGGGCGAATCAAGGAGATTTTTGCCGTCAACCTTCCCAGACCCCGGCTGGACGAGATGCGGGGCACGGCGCAGTTTCGAGAGCTCTTCACAGCGATTTGGGATCTGATCAAGAGCGAAGCGTACTCGGCAAGCGTGCAGTAA